The stretch of DNA TTGAAAGGAAACCGGGGCGCAACGACACCTGCCCTAAATGCACGTCCTACCTGCACAGCTGTCGCAACTGTCGATTTCATGATCCTGCCGCCCACAACCAGTGCCGCGAGCCGCAAGCGGACTGGGTCAAAGAAAAAGAGATGGCTAATTTTTGCGACTACTTTGAAGCTGCCAGTGAAGTGACTTCCGGACCTTCTAAAAAGGACGAAGCGCTGAGGAAACTTGATGATTTATTTAAGAAGAAGTGACACATGTCAAATTACCACTTCTTTTGTTTTTGAAAAAAAGTCTTTGACTTTTATAAAAAGGATGGCTTATTTACTTGAGCTTACTCGACGCACACCTCGCCTACTTTACTAACTTTTGAAAATCTTTAAATAAATCAAATGGAGGAAGAACTATGAACCAAAAAGTTTATTTTGTGGTCTGTATTGTCTTTGCTTTTTTCCTACACGGGTGCTACACTTTAAATCAGGTTGGTACCCCAATAAGCGAACGCATTGACGTCATTAGTACAGATAACCCTCAAGTTGTAGAGCATTTTACGCGAACAAAAAAAATTCACCACTTCGTTTATGGCCTTGTAAGCCCCGATGATGCAGGTATAGAAAAACTGATATCGAATGAGGTTCAACTCAAGGGCGGTACACGTGCAGTGAACGTGAAAATTAAATACCAATCAACATTTGTTGATGGCCTCGTAAGTGCTTTAACTTTTGGTATCTATAATCCTTTTACGCTTGCAGTGGAAGGAGATATCGTAAAGTAATTGGATTTTGTTAATGAAACTAAAAATACTAAATGCATATGATAACACGCTGCAACCGCAGTTATAGGAGGTAGGCTGCTATGAGAAAAAGTAACGCTATGTTAGCATTTGTGGTAATACTCACCATAGCATTTTTACAGGGATGCTTTACTTTAAATCAGATTGGTTCGACTAGGGATTCGGGAATTGAGATGACCAATAGTGAAAATGCTTCCTCAATAAAAAACTTTACAAAGACTAAAAAGGTGAACCATTTCCTGTGGGGATTGGTGAGTCCTGCCGACCCTCAGGTCGAAAAACTAATCTCTGATGAAGTAAAAGCCAACAACGGCGCCCGTGCAGTGAATGTAAAATTGAAATATCAGCAAACTTTTGGAAATGGTTTTCTCACTCTGATTACGCTTGGTATTTATTCTCCTTTTACCTTGACTGTCAGCGGAGATGTCGTCAAGTAACTATTCAGCAACAAAGTTAGCCGCCGCAGGTTGGCGGTGGCTAATCCTTTATCACTTCAAATCGATTGAGCTTCAGATATTGCATACTTTTCAAAAAAAAGGAGTTTACTTATGAAGAGCAAAATGTTTTTCGGAATATCGACTGTTTTATTCTTAGCGTTATTCGGATCACCCCTGTTTGGCCAAAAGCTTCATGTCAATGACAGATGGGATGAGTGTTCGTTTCTACTTGATCCAGCGCTTACACAAGAAGCGTGGCACCAATTCACCGGAGAAGCTGGGCTTGTCACCTATTTTCGTCCACTAAATTCGGCAAAACCTTTAGGGGTGAAAAATTTTGAAATTGCGCTGCTTGATTGGGGCACGACGATTGATGATGCTGATGCTGCTTGGAATGATACATTTTCCCATCCCGATTCCACTCATACGCTTTTTGATGGTAATGCTCTGCTATTTCCGGGATTAATGTTTAGAATAGGCGTCACAAACCGGATAGATATCGGTGCTTATTTTACGAAGCAGCCCTCCGCCAATTACGGATTTTATGGTGGCCAGGTTCAATATAACTTCTTAAATGATTCAGAGAAGAATCTGGCAGCAGCAGTCAGATTTAGTTTTACCCAGATGTTTGGCCCGGAGGACTTGAATCAAAGTGTGTATGGATTGGATGTTCTCGCAAGCAAGGATGTTTTTAGGAGATTTTCACCCTATGCTGGCGTGTCAGGGTATTTGGCGCGCGCACAAGAAACCACGTCTAAGGTGAATCTTGAAAATGAAAATGTGTTTGGTTTACAAGGGATGGTAGGCATGGTTGTAAAAATTTCAGTACTCAGGATTGGCGGGGAAATAAATTTCGCGAATGTACTTGGATATTCCTTCAAGGTTGCGTTTGCTCACTAATGGCTATCACGGACGGGTGGTTGCTACATGAGAAAGAAATTGTGGAACCCGTGCCTCAGTGCAAGTACCTAACAAATCAAATTCAGCCGACGCGCCTCTCGTGCAGATATCCAAATTTAGGGAGATATGGGACTCTATGCATCTCCGTAGTTTTGCGTGAAGCGCGCGCCTGATTTGCGTCGTTATATCGCGACACGATGTCGCATAATTGATTGTTTGGTAAGGAATTATGTTCTTTGTCCAAACCTGATATGTTCCTATCAGACCCTAGGATGGCATGCTACCTTTGCGCTGATGAAGGGGTGTGAAGCCCATCCGACAATGTACCGAATTGGGTTGAAACCGTGAGGCCGAAACCCATCTCCGAGTCCCGTGGGGTTAAGGGCTAGGGTCGAGCAATATGGTGAGAGGAATCGAAAACCGTTAAGCGTCGTCAAGAGCAACGGACCTACTGGGATTAACAGGTCTAATCTGTGCTTCCTCGTGTTTGCACAGGTGGCCAAGTTGCAGGTCTTATAACTGCCTGCACGGAACCGTAGTACCGCCGGCGTAGAAGGTTCACCTAAGTTGCTCACTGGGTCAATTGTGCGGAACGTGGAACCCCAGGTCCTCCGCCCTCTGGGCAGGCTAACCGTAAGGCATGCTGTTGGAGGTCTGGGTTGAGATGCCTTACGAAGCGAATGCCCTGCTGTAGCGGCAGGGATACCGAGTGAAACATTCTTGGCTCCGTAAGGAGGCTGATATTGGCAGGTGCCTCGTCACGAGAAAGTAGAATGAATCAGTTTAGTAAGGGAAAGCAAATGACGTGCCGACTTCGGCATGGTGCGCCCTTAAGGCTTCGGCCATACTGACAGTCTATCAGTATCGTGAAGTCCCGAAAGCATTTGGGGCGGGAACTACTAAAAGTAGAACCTTCATAGGGGCTTGAGCCGTATGAAGGGAAACTTTCACGTACGGTTCTGAGGAGGGGGTTGGGCTGTAAAGCCCAACTCCTATCCGGTCAGAATAGTTTCACTGAGTAAATGATGTGAATGTTATACTAGATGAAGCAACGACTCATTTTATTTTCAGTTATCATAGCCATTTTCTTTTTATGGTCGACTCCAGCCTTGTACCCTTTAAAGTTGTTAATAGTATTTTTCCATGAATCATCCCATGCGTTGATGACAATCGCAACCGGCGGGCAAGTGATAGAGTTGGAGATTGACCGGCTGCAGGGTGGTCATGTGATATCGGCTGGTGGCAATCGATTTATAACGCTTACCGCAGGTTATTTAGGTTCGCTTATTTGGGGCGTGGTTATCTATCTGTTAGCTGTTGGATCAAAATACGACAAAGCTATTATGTTTTGTTTAGGAATTATTATTATGGCGGTCACCACGTTGTTTGTTAGGGACTTATTTGCATTTGGTTTTGGCGGTCTAACAGGGCTATTTATGATTCTAATGGGAGTAAAAGCGCCAATGCAGATTAACGATATCATTTTGCGAGTGATTGGGGTGACGAGCATGTCATATGTCCCCCTTGATGTTTATAGTGACACCATTGTGCGAACATCATTAAGATCAGACGCTTTTATGCTTGCCGAAGAATTTGGCGGTACTACCGTTCTATGGGGGACTATATGGTTATTGGTAAGTGTCGTGATTTTGATAGCAACACTAAAAATTAGTTTGAAATTCTCGCCTGTCACAGAAGCGAAAAGCTGAATGCATCCACATACTATACTGAACAAGGCAAAGCAGCAGATAAACTGCTGTTTGCGGCGTGAGTCGTGCTCTCGCATCCAACGAATTTTCGCCATTCCTTAATTTTTCTCTCCATTTGGGAGATTCCAGTCCTTAAATGTGTCTTATATATTAGCGATCATAAAGTCCCCTTGGAAATCCCCTCCCGGATAGTCAGGGGGCTTTTAAAATTGTGTAGTACTATTGACTTTTTGTTTCCTTTTGCAATCTTTAAATAAATAAGCACCTACGGCTATATAGAGAAATCCCGACACATCTCTTTTTTCGTTTTACGTTTTACGTTTGCCGTTTCACGTTTTGAGCCGCTTCGGCCTCCTCGCTTTTGTGGGCGGATATGGGAAAAAAGACAGCTGCGGGGTCCTCAGACGGGCTGCGGGCGTCTCCTCGACAGGTGGCGCTGCGCGCATAATTAGAGTCGCCTCCTGTGTCGGCTTTCCTCTGGGGTCGCCCTCCGCAACAAGGTGGGAGTTCAAGCTTCAACGGCTCGAAAACAAAAACTGAATCCGAGTCCATTGATCTATCGGAGATAACACATCTAGCCAGGGACTCAACCCGACCTCCTACTTCGGCGGGTGAGCGTTAATGTTGAGACAGGTTTTTTCAAACAAAAATCCTATGCTTCGTAAATGCAAAACCTATTTATAAAGGATCCGCTATGAACTCTTTCGTTCGCCAATTCAAATTGATTCTCGTGACAGCCATTTTGATATCGGGCATTCAAAACGGTTTAACAGTCGCGAGCCCAAAAACCACGCAATTCGAATCCGAAGATCGTAAGCCCGTTTCGCCCAAAGATTACGGG from candidate division KSB1 bacterium encodes:
- a CDS encoding M50 family metallopeptidase codes for the protein MKQRLILFSVIIAIFFLWSTPALYPLKLLIVFFHESSHALMTIATGGQVIELEIDRLQGGHVISAGGNRFITLTAGYLGSLIWGVVIYLLAVGSKYDKAIMFCLGIIIMAVTTLFVRDLFAFGFGGLTGLFMILMGVKAPMQINDIILRVIGVTSMSYVPLDVYSDTIVRTSLRSDAFMLAEEFGGTTVLWGTIWLLVSVVILIATLKISLKFSPVTEAKS